The following are encoded in a window of Phaseolus vulgaris cultivar G19833 chromosome 3, P. vulgaris v2.0, whole genome shotgun sequence genomic DNA:
- the LOC137839230 gene encoding uncharacterized protein, with protein MLGKDQMARLRSLAKRHNLAAGSQTIPNSIAEAAVARGELPSMGSPSLVAPPAPVRKKLPPKRAERKIPTVVSNDGEDESTEDGLVCKRNRATTTEPPTIESAGPDYAENPPNASTPFESAGDTLPSNTSVAGGIPNQAVDVQSSPQPVVEPNVSPPHPDASLVVHSYEGGGENQPSTPLPISALPAPVEEVLKAHAAYLSAMTTECVEKRLYKMMGEALKDSLNQYESEAGDAKDQVQQLKRDLTMQGLEFSRLENALKDKLRNKRKNGAELHKKLNDKLLEVAELESRLVPQQEQIAVMEEALEAKKAYVNELESKSIEREDLLGKIEAEKDQKAKELSEKDKELNESATKLAQALEENEKLKKQIEELDLSAANVLTSGFGAALEQFPCAYPDLDLSQFSICHEVVDGKIVPSD; from the coding sequence ATGCTGGGAAAAGATCAGATGGCCAGGCTACGCTCCTTAGCCAAGCGTCATAATCTCGCAGCAGGTTCTCAGACTATCCCGAATTCTATCGCAGAAGCTGCCGTTGCTCGGGGCGAGCTCCCTTCCATGGGCTCACCTTCCCTCGTCGCCCCTCCTGCCCCTGTGAGAAAGAAACTGCCACCAAAGAGGGCCGAGAGGAAGATTCCCACAGTGGTGTCGAACGATGGGGAGGACGAGAGTACTGAAGATGGGCTTGTCTGTAAAAGGAACAGGGCGACCACCACCGAGCCGCCAACAATCGAAAGTGCTGGCCCAGATTACGCGGAGAATCCCCCCAATGCCTCCACACCCTTTGAGAGCGCTGGGGATACTCTGCCGTCAAATACTTCAGTTGCCGGAGGCATTCCAAACCAGGCTGTGGATGTCCAATCGTCCCCCCAACCTGTAGTGGAGCCAAACGTATCGCCGCCACATCCCGACGCTTCCTTGGTCGTTCACTCCTATGagggtggtggcgagaaccaacCCTCAACCCCTCTCCCAATTTCTGCTCTTCCAGCCCCTGTTGAGGAGGTTTTGAAAGCCCACGCCGCTTACCTCAGTGCTATGACCACTGAGTGTGTAGAGAAGCGCCTTTACAAGATGATGGGCGAGGCTCTAAAGGACTCCTTAAATCAGTATGAATCCGAAGCCGGTGATGCGAAGGACCAAGTCCAACAACTTAAGCGTGACCTTACGATGCAGGGATTGGAATTTTCGCGGTTAGAGAATGCTCTAAAGGACAAGCTGCGGAACAAACGCAAAAATGGCGCTGAGCTACACAAAAAGCTCAACGATAAACTCTTAGAGGTCGCTGAACTCGAAAGCAGGCTCGTGCCTCAGCAGGAACAAATAGCGGTCATGGAGGAGGCACTTGAGGCGAAAAAGGCCTACGTGAATGAGCTCGAATCCAAGTCGATTGAGAGGGAGGACCTATTGGGCAAGATCGAAGCCGAGAAAGACCAAAAGGCCAAGGAACTGAGCGAGAAAGATAAGGAGCTGAACGAGTCTGCAACAAAGCTTGCCCAGGCGCTTGAGGAGAATGAAAAACTgaagaaacaaattgaagaactcgacCTTAGTGCTGCAAACGTCCTGACTTCCGGGTTTGGCGCGGCCTTGGAGCAATTCCCTTGCGCTTATCCCGACTTGGACCTCTCTCAGTTCTCGATTTGCCATGAAGTGGTAGACGGCAAAATTGTACCCTCAGATTAA